In Acholeplasma equirhinis, the following proteins share a genomic window:
- a CDS encoding extracellular solute-binding protein: MGFIEITFYSLILLFLIGFTIYLINYYRNQKIKGPRPVSKWHQFVKKITTKIKDFLVIIPVKKTIFITLGSVLLLVVVLSFLQPQTLNHYIDGSDLSYRYEPTITQSDVVYYSSFKVANSNKQIVNINEAFLVDQYNANIIDGTNEIYSEEYAAYQAFSNTTSDIALLDSDNTISFNVGVLNDGLYHLAIDFYELTSLIDATQIDIRINGQNPYYEAKTIVLPSIWVFETDEFKLDRYFNEIQPQSEKTKGWMHHKINDQKGLHPGLFLFPLKSNDEISIHYVNAELLIGQIYLVSEENIPTYEAYLQGKNLSDVHKAYSEVSARNISRRSDASIRLRPDQDASHMYYDTQFLRLNVVFSDSWQNGGQSLTYQVEAPESGFYTLSVKYRQYALRDMATFRKVYIDGEVPFKDFEAVAFPYTTSFINRTLVDSENNPYFIYLDAGMHEITFESVLYPYRNAIEKIREIMSKIQSLALDVKRYTAGGTDPYRDWDIEIYFPSAQGDIRSWAYELEDLYNELSILSTINNPSEIINLRVAASRLMSIAEEINRLPSRMVQFSDGDSSVNQLLGFLMQRLMTSPLELERTMISYDAALPSPHSNLFVNLWEGTKRLVLSFINNPYSINNGSDDELVVWVNHPRQYIEIMQAMIDQQFNGPYRVTLSQMPNQNKLILANTSGKSPDVALGVDHWIPYDFAIRDASLDLRQFEGYQELVSHFSKGAMIPFIFEDGVFGIPETQNFWVTYYRRDILDSIGITDIPQTWEEIIEILPILQSYGLNYFVPLAQYTGLKPFVATLPFIYQFGGDLYSDNGMSTAINSEETLQGIKLMSDLFTLYNIPKYVASFYNNFRYGTLPIGISDLSTYILLQTAAKELDGLWSMDLHPGYYDQSKDEIVRYSASGAQANMILSATNKKDAAWDFLKWWMSTPVQSEFAFTLQATYGKAYFWNTANLDAFATVSMPKVYRDIVLAQWNYALEAPRIPGTYMVEREISNAWTTIVFDGTNPRQALDNAVRVSNREILYKMAEFGYVVDGVIVKNYPVPNMNNVDYWLEER, translated from the coding sequence GTGGGTTTTATAGAAATTACATTTTACAGTTTAATCCTATTATTTTTAATAGGATTTACAATTTATTTAATTAACTATTATAGAAATCAAAAAATTAAAGGTCCTAGACCTGTTTCAAAATGGCATCAATTTGTAAAAAAGATAACAACAAAAATTAAGGATTTTTTAGTCATCATTCCAGTTAAAAAGACGATTTTCATAACATTAGGTTCAGTCTTACTTTTAGTTGTTGTGTTATCCTTTTTACAACCACAAACTCTAAATCATTACATTGATGGTAGTGATTTATCATATCGTTATGAACCAACCATCACGCAGAGTGATGTTGTTTATTATTCTTCATTTAAGGTTGCTAATAGCAACAAACAAATTGTGAACATCAATGAAGCATTTTTAGTTGACCAATATAATGCTAATATCATTGATGGTACGAATGAAATCTATAGTGAAGAATATGCAGCATATCAAGCATTTAGCAATACAACAAGCGATATTGCATTATTAGATTCTGACAATACAATCTCATTCAATGTTGGTGTATTAAATGATGGTTTATATCATCTAGCGATTGATTTTTATGAGTTAACAAGTCTTATTGATGCAACACAAATTGATATTCGTATTAATGGACAAAATCCTTATTATGAGGCAAAAACAATTGTTTTACCTTCAATTTGGGTATTTGAAACTGATGAATTTAAGTTAGATCGATATTTTAATGAAATTCAACCACAATCAGAAAAAACAAAAGGTTGGATGCATCATAAAATCAATGACCAAAAGGGTCTGCATCCAGGTTTATTCTTATTCCCATTAAAATCAAATGATGAAATTAGTATTCATTATGTTAATGCGGAATTATTAATCGGTCAAATATACTTAGTTTCTGAAGAAAATATTCCTACGTACGAAGCATATCTTCAAGGTAAAAATTTAAGCGATGTACATAAAGCTTATAGTGAAGTATCTGCAAGAAATATTTCAAGACGTTCAGATGCATCAATTAGATTGCGTCCAGACCAAGATGCCTCACATATGTATTATGACACGCAATTCTTAAGATTAAATGTTGTATTCTCTGATTCATGGCAAAACGGTGGACAAAGCTTAACGTATCAAGTTGAAGCTCCAGAGAGTGGTTTTTATACGTTAAGTGTTAAATATCGTCAGTATGCATTACGTGATATGGCAACATTCCGTAAAGTTTATATCGATGGAGAAGTACCTTTTAAAGATTTCGAAGCAGTTGCGTTCCCATATACAACAAGTTTTATCAATAGAACTTTAGTTGATAGTGAGAATAATCCTTACTTCATATATTTAGACGCTGGTATGCATGAAATCACTTTTGAATCCGTGCTTTATCCTTACAGAAATGCGATTGAAAAGATTCGTGAAATTATGTCTAAAATTCAATCACTTGCATTAGATGTTAAACGTTATACTGCAGGTGGAACTGATCCATATCGTGACTGGGATATTGAAATTTATTTCCCTAGTGCACAAGGTGATATTAGATCATGGGCTTATGAACTTGAAGATCTTTATAATGAATTATCTATTTTAAGTACAATCAATAATCCTTCTGAAATTATCAATTTAAGAGTCGCTGCATCAAGACTGATGTCCATTGCAGAAGAAATCAATAGATTACCATCAAGAATGGTACAGTTTTCTGATGGTGATTCATCTGTAAACCAATTACTTGGTTTCTTGATGCAACGTTTAATGACATCACCACTTGAATTAGAAAGAACAATGATTTCTTATGATGCTGCGTTACCTTCTCCACATAGTAATTTATTCGTTAATCTTTGGGAAGGTACAAAACGTTTAGTTTTATCATTTATTAACAATCCTTATTCAATTAATAACGGCAGTGATGATGAACTTGTTGTTTGGGTAAATCACCCAAGACAATATATTGAAATTATGCAAGCGATGATTGACCAACAATTTAATGGTCCTTATCGTGTCACACTATCTCAAATGCCAAATCAAAATAAACTCATTCTTGCAAATACATCAGGTAAATCACCAGATGTTGCACTTGGTGTTGATCACTGGATTCCTTATGATTTTGCAATTCGTGATGCTTCACTTGATCTACGTCAATTTGAAGGCTATCAAGAACTTGTTTCACACTTTTCTAAAGGTGCAATGATACCATTTATCTTTGAAGATGGTGTTTTTGGTATACCTGAAACTCAAAACTTCTGGGTAACTTATTATCGTCGTGATATCTTAGATTCTATTGGTATTACAGATATTCCACAAACATGGGAAGAAATTATTGAAATTTTACCGATTTTACAATCATATGGCTTAAATTACTTCGTACCGCTTGCTCAATATACTGGTTTGAAACCATTTGTTGCAACATTACCATTTATTTATCAATTTGGTGGTGACTTATATAGTGATAACGGTATGAGCACTGCAATTAATAGTGAAGAGACACTACAAGGTATTAAATTAATGAGTGATTTATTCACTTTATATAACATTCCAAAATATGTTGCAAGTTTCTATAATAACTTTAGATATGGTACATTACCGATCGGTATTTCTGACTTATCTACGTATATTCTACTTCAAACAGCTGCTAAAGAATTAGATGGTCTATGGAGCATGGATTTACATCCAGGTTATTATGATCAATCTAAAGATGAAATTGTGCGTTATAGTGCATCTGGTGCTCAAGCAAATATGATTTTATCTGCAACAAATAAAAAAGATGCTGCTTGGGATTTCTTAAAGTGGTGGATGTCAACACCGGTACAAAGTGAGTTTGCATTTACACTTCAAGCAACTTATGGTAAAGCTTATTTCTGGAATACAGCAAACTTAGATGCATTCGCAACCGTTTCAATGCCAAAGGTTTATCGTGATATTGTGTTGGCACAATGGAATTATGCACTTGAAGCACCAAGAATTCCGGGTACTTATATGGTTGAACGTGAAATATCAAATGCTTGGACAACAATCGTCTTTGATGGTACAAATCCAAGACAAGCACTAGATAATGCAGTCCGTGTATCAAATCGTGAAATTCTTTATAAAATGGCTGAATTTGGATATGTTGTTGATGGAGTAATTGTTAAAAACTATCCAGTTCCAAATATGAATAACGTTGACTACTGGTTGGAGGAAAGATAA
- a CDS encoding ABC transporter substrate-binding protein, giving the protein MKKIYTLIVGLILATLLVACGDTPDVENRIQLSYADWGDQDMNQKLIDAFEEAYPHIDVQLRTDIGGSGAEFTGNLQLAATVGILPDVFATDNVPTIVVSELALDVAEYWDKDEDAELVYPYIADTAVYNGKRYAIPSFQFLKGIMINLTIFEKANLTTVEGKYRIDEDGYPVKDWTYSEFIEIVKAIKSPTFTDPQNTVIALDTWYGSPDFQQVWPTMNNADVMYDTFDGEKFNYTSDEWIFAMQEKVKLQMLTDGTLQNFTQEQYDTYPHLGGYLISTGYGAMDIEGSWQFNVIKTAKDNGVFDLGFWPYPQGSEGLYPPVILDYQAVSSQTKNPEEAYLLAKWMTYGRQGWAARLDVLEERRAAEEADGVIPSYLDRFPIADYPEIWERVEEMVDGIEGVSYIFQHIEKAKPDLDKWLPGYKDFWTWATDVENNAYSWQALVTQGPSAVPQFAVEWNTKANELYNQKKNELGNPNSGS; this is encoded by the coding sequence ATGAAAAAAATATATACATTGATTGTGGGGTTAATCCTTGCTACATTGCTTGTAGCATGTGGTGATACTCCAGATGTCGAAAATCGTATCCAGCTTTCTTATGCTGACTGGGGAGATCAAGACATGAATCAAAAACTTATTGACGCTTTTGAAGAAGCATATCCACATATTGATGTTCAATTAAGAACTGATATTGGTGGATCTGGTGCTGAATTCACTGGTAACCTTCAACTTGCTGCTACAGTAGGTATCTTACCAGACGTATTTGCAACAGATAACGTACCAACAATCGTTGTTTCAGAACTTGCACTTGATGTTGCAGAGTATTGGGACAAAGATGAAGATGCAGAACTAGTCTATCCATATATTGCAGATACTGCTGTATATAATGGTAAAAGATATGCAATTCCTTCATTCCAATTTTTAAAAGGTATCATGATCAATTTAACAATCTTTGAAAAAGCTAACCTTACAACAGTAGAAGGTAAATACCGTATTGATGAAGATGGTTACCCTGTAAAAGACTGGACATATTCAGAATTTATTGAAATTGTTAAAGCAATCAAATCTCCAACATTTACAGATCCTCAAAATACAGTCATCGCACTTGATACATGGTATGGATCACCAGATTTCCAACAAGTTTGGCCAACAATGAACAATGCAGATGTTATGTATGATACATTTGATGGTGAAAAATTCAATTACACATCTGATGAATGGATCTTTGCAATGCAAGAAAAAGTTAAACTTCAAATGTTAACTGATGGTACATTACAAAACTTCACACAAGAACAATACGATACATATCCTCACCTAGGTGGTTATTTAATCTCTACCGGTTATGGTGCAATGGATATCGAAGGTTCTTGGCAATTTAACGTGATTAAAACTGCTAAAGATAATGGTGTATTTGATTTAGGTTTCTGGCCATACCCACAAGGATCTGAAGGTTTATACCCGCCAGTTATTCTTGACTATCAAGCAGTTTCAAGCCAAACTAAAAATCCAGAAGAAGCATATTTACTTGCTAAATGGATGACTTATGGCCGTCAAGGTTGGGCTGCACGTTTAGATGTCTTAGAAGAACGTCGTGCTGCTGAAGAAGCAGATGGTGTTATACCATCTTATTTAGACCGTTTCCCAATCGCTGATTATCCTGAAATTTGGGAAAGAGTAGAAGAAATGGTTGATGGTATTGAAGGTGTAAGTTATATTTTCCAACACATTGAAAAAGCTAAACCAGACTTAGATAAATGGTTACCAGGCTATAAAGATTTCTGGACTTGGGCAACCGATGTTGAAAACAATGCCTATTCATGGCAAGCTTTAGTCACTCAAGGTCCATCTGCAGTGCCACAATTTGCAGTTGAATGGAACACTAAAGCAAACGAATTGTACAATCAAAAGAAAAACGAATTAGGTAATCCTAATAGCGGTTCATAA
- a CDS encoding carbohydrate binding domain-containing protein has translation MSIRKLMLVAFAFMTTLVLVACETTVQLTSIMFEGTSNVEVPFGEPFNVLTGVRAKGNDGKYYDDEITFTSLAVAKGDLQADGTLNTSTPQAIEVKYTVQVGAVKAETFRQITVLTPEPTGDAMIQNGDFSQGLSFWNNPAVNYVADGAAMQLSVEDGALKVEMTVGANAWTPRFGQDGITFEQGKTYEVSFKAKANDPKKINLQVGELLPSDPYFNDFKPGQTIYKDITTSWATYSYKFTMGKPTNTKGAILFELGTVNQNAVSTTIYFDDIKVEEATADPDTEGPVLSGIIAEQNITVGSTFNPLAGVTAYDVGEAKDYTAEIEVTIFDEDDNEVDSVDTSTPGQFRIVYFVEDTLGNESEEESIVNVVDLLFGDNLFAELNSDFTKPIAEDDTWTVWYAEGGPQVNVTQDTTEGSLTLDITGGGEAAWAVQLTKPETQNVELKQGHTYKFVAIVSAEVARSMNVAIGHGQWVEYGRKDGLQIGTTATSIEFIFTVTQPTHVVRFTFELGNQPGFADGEVTFHHVGLHELTYDFPLTNSDFAISGWRGFYNSWEGSEATFGIEDGQFAMHITKFMAGGEGWKLQIMQDVTAFGGDTEVGVLELEPNTTYLLKFDMYASQPMTVNPLVANPSNWANFILEADRTVNLTTGKQTFILELTTPAEVNGEEVLKFEFGGAFASFEEGLVSIFLDNVSITKQGEGNQPIASVYNGTMDQPYGWNFFAEGNSMTWEPGKAVITVTTLGAEAYIPHFYQEGITLAAGEYTLVLQIKSSVSRDLRVNLVLPNEGFSSMLEGGSHDFAVTADTVHTITINFTVSVPKENIKFELDFGTLGGDLTSLPGTFEISQVFIYPNF, from the coding sequence ATGAGCATACGTAAACTAATGTTAGTAGCATTCGCGTTTATGACAACACTGGTGCTAGTAGCATGTGAAACAACAGTTCAATTAACTTCAATTATGTTTGAAGGAACTAGTAACGTTGAAGTGCCATTTGGGGAGCCTTTTAACGTTTTAACTGGTGTTAGAGCAAAAGGTAATGACGGTAAATATTATGATGATGAAATCACATTTACTTCATTAGCTGTTGCAAAAGGTGACTTACAAGCTGACGGTACTTTAAATACATCAACACCGCAAGCTATTGAGGTCAAATATACTGTTCAAGTTGGTGCAGTTAAAGCAGAAACATTTAGACAAATAACTGTTTTAACACCAGAACCTACAGGTGATGCGATGATTCAAAATGGTGACTTCTCTCAAGGTCTATCATTCTGGAACAATCCAGCAGTTAACTATGTTGCAGATGGTGCTGCAATGCAACTTTCTGTTGAAGATGGTGCTTTAAAAGTTGAAATGACTGTTGGTGCTAATGCTTGGACACCAAGATTTGGACAAGACGGTATTACTTTTGAACAAGGTAAGACATACGAAGTATCATTTAAAGCAAAAGCAAACGATCCTAAGAAGATTAATCTTCAAGTTGGTGAATTATTACCATCTGATCCATACTTCAATGACTTCAAACCTGGTCAAACAATATATAAAGACATTACAACATCTTGGGCAACTTACTCATATAAATTTACAATGGGTAAACCAACGAATACTAAAGGTGCAATCTTATTTGAATTAGGTACAGTTAATCAAAATGCTGTTTCTACAACGATCTATTTTGATGATATTAAAGTTGAAGAAGCAACAGCTGATCCAGATACTGAAGGTCCAGTATTATCAGGTATTATTGCTGAACAAAACATTACAGTTGGTTCAACATTCAATCCACTTGCTGGTGTAACTGCGTATGATGTTGGTGAAGCTAAAGATTACACTGCAGAAATCGAAGTTACTATCTTTGATGAAGATGATAATGAAGTTGATTCAGTAGATACATCAACTCCTGGTCAATTTAGAATCGTATACTTTGTTGAAGATACATTAGGAAATGAATCTGAAGAAGAATCAATTGTTAATGTCGTTGACTTATTATTTGGAGATAACTTATTTGCAGAATTAAATTCTGATTTCACAAAACCAATCGCTGAAGATGATACATGGACTGTTTGGTATGCAGAAGGTGGTCCACAAGTTAATGTAACACAAGATACAACTGAAGGTTCATTAACACTTGATATTACTGGTGGTGGTGAAGCTGCTTGGGCAGTTCAATTAACTAAACCAGAAACACAAAATGTTGAATTAAAACAAGGTCATACTTATAAATTTGTTGCGATTGTTTCTGCAGAAGTTGCAAGAAGCATGAATGTAGCAATCGGTCATGGTCAATGGGTTGAATATGGACGTAAAGACGGTTTACAAATTGGTACAACAGCTACAAGTATCGAATTTATCTTTACAGTTACTCAACCAACACATGTTGTTAGATTTACATTTGAATTAGGTAATCAACCTGGATTTGCTGATGGTGAAGTTACATTCCATCATGTTGGTTTACATGAATTAACATACGATTTCCCACTTACAAACAGTGATTTTGCAATTTCTGGTTGGAGAGGATTCTATAACTCCTGGGAAGGTAGTGAAGCAACCTTCGGTATTGAAGATGGCCAATTCGCTATGCATATTACTAAATTTATGGCTGGTGGAGAAGGTTGGAAACTTCAAATTATGCAAGACGTTACAGCATTTGGTGGCGATACAGAAGTAGGTGTTCTGGAATTAGAACCTAATACAACTTATCTTCTTAAATTTGATATGTATGCATCACAACCAATGACAGTGAATCCACTTGTTGCTAACCCATCAAACTGGGCAAACTTCATTCTAGAAGCTGATAGAACAGTTAACTTAACAACAGGTAAACAAACATTTATATTAGAACTTACTACACCTGCTGAAGTAAATGGTGAAGAAGTACTTAAATTTGAATTCGGTGGTGCATTTGCATCATTTGAAGAAGGCTTAGTGTCTATCTTCTTAGATAACGTTTCAATTACTAAACAAGGTGAGGGAAATCAACCAATTGCATCTGTTTACAACGGAACAATGGATCAACCTTATGGCTGGAACTTCTTTGCTGAAGGTAATTCAATGACTTGGGAACCTGGTAAAGCTGTTATTACTGTAACAACACTTGGTGCAGAAGCTTACATCCCTCATTTCTATCAAGAAGGTATTACACTTGCAGCTGGTGAATATACATTAGTGCTTCAAATTAAATCTTCAGTATCAAGAGACTTAAGAGTAAACTTAGTTTTACCAAACGAAGGTTTCTCATCAATGCTTGAAGGTGGTAGTCATGACTTTGCAGTGACTGCAGATACTGTACATACAATTACAATTAACTTTACAGTTTCAGTACCAAAAGAAAATATTAAGTTTGAATTAGACTTTGGTACATTAGGTGGAGATTTAACATCACTTCCAGGAACATTTGAAATTTCACAAGTCTTTATCTACCCTAATTTCTAA